ttagatacctttgttccctctttttctacccatgttgtgcttgtgccatttattcggtgactaaccacattacaagcccgtaaattccccattggttactagtcccaagcctagcttgggggagctaatagtagtgaggtgagggagttgtagtgtgatacattttgagcatattgagtattgaaaagggaagttcttcttatcatgattgttgttgaacaaatgaaatgaaaaaaaatgaatgagatgaggagaataaaaaaaaattgtgtgaaggttccaaaagaaaaaaaaaatgagattgagcaaaaaaaaaaaaaaaaaaaagggaaagaaaaaaatcgttattctcaagttgaatcaagcttttgtcactccggtactacaatttcttatcttcatgagtgattggttacaattgtgaaatcaaggcaagaaagtatagtgtggttgtTGTTTCGAATAAACTAAATAACAAAATGATGTTGCAACAATAAGATAATTAGAAGGACTTATCTGAAACATGCGGACAATTGGATAAACATATAATGAACAATTGCTGCGCCGTGGGataccactgtcctaaaagacgattccgcactactcctggtgcagtagaacaaaagcggtagccctccaggattaacacagctccgaatttgtgtgcactcacaaatcCGAATGGAGTCAaaacatatgcccaaaaccaAGAGCAATTTGGGAGAGAAAGCATGTGTTTGGTTTTTCTGGAATTGTGTATTACGTATTTCTTTTTTGGAAGGTACAAAGTTTGATTAAATAATCAAACTTTAGGAAAAGCAAGAGACCAAAAACGGCTAGAATAATAAAGATTGTAACGGCCGCCATTAAGGCTAATTaaaccaacggttacgtaatcaatatagattcccgtaacaatgttTTAACCGAAACAACCCGGTACGAAAAGAATATGTaaggcccacaaaacccaccccacgcccgcgcatcacattcccaagagcccaaggcccaaggcctgACCCAACCCGGCCAGCCGACACGCGCGCACGTGAGTGTgctatgtgtccacccataccactctcacactttctcaaacaagagttacaccttCAACCCAATATATAAACAAAGAGGAAATGAGTTATAgtttcaatgtgggacaaaaacaacattcacatttttacactcttttcttttgtatttcctaacaagaacttccaacaatcccccacaggttcgaagatgagaaaaagaaagaaaagaatgaATTGGTTTTGGACAAAACATACCAATTGAATAGGTgccaatgtctttcgacttgaattaacacttagtgacatttgagctatgatttctttcctaccaagtgactttcgtattgaacttgatagggagttagaaacccgtcactcaaagcacgcaactgaatatgtatgataTTTTGACTCCGCAAataaaagtgacgccttatactggccatacgcccgacctggatatgctcataggtgctctagagaatagcccatatcgcaattctcataggaagcggccacacttccacacctacgtaggtgaatcccatcaagtgtgagctaccttcacaccaccaaaaatatggatatgggttcattaagagccgtatgctcaacctctttccgatTGTAACAAGCACATAATAACATCTAGGGGACggacaaaataaaattttgtgcttccgaattgtATCATAATGTTGTCCTTTGAACTCTGAGAGTAGGAGTCCATTACTttacaattcatccaatgggcCTCAAGCCCATCCCTTCCAATGTTTTCTAAACTAGTTTTCATTATAGGCCTTTTCGTTTACGGATCCGCTTtattcatttcagactttacacAGTCTAAAGATTTTCTCAATAGACAACATATCTTTGACGACTTTAtacctcaaacgaatgtgtcttTCTTCCATTATAGGCATGGTTCTTTGCAACAACAattgcaactgaaggagctggcttcccccacattggaatatctgcaagcacattcCCCAACCATTTTACCTCAGAACCTGCCAATTCAATAGCAATAAATTCATATTCCATATACTACATAACAGTCAGTACATGATTGCTGGCAAGATTTCCAAGatacagctccaccccctataGTGAAGAATAACAACTATTGGAGGGGACTTTATAATTATCAAATACCAAATAGGCATCACGAGATCCCTCCAATCACTCCTGGAAATTTGGAGTAGTACAAATTCCAATCCATGATACTCACATGGTACCAAAGCAATCACCTTATAGCATCCCAATAATCATTATTTGGGCTATGATTATACCTGCTTAGGCCACTCATAAAATAATCAAAGTCAAGCGTAGTGTAGTTCATATGAAATATAGTGCTACCAACAATCTTACCATTTCAAATTGACAAACTAGATTACCATTATTTATCTTTATGTGGATGTTTGAACCAAAAATAGTTCTAACTTGATCGACATTAAATGAGAAAAACGTTTTAAACAACTTTTCAACTTAGTGAGACTGACTAAGACAAATGGAATTTAGAGTTATTATAATTTACACCCAAAATCACATTTGCCTCATCCATGTTTCATTTCAAAAATCTGAATTTAGAAATTCTTTTATCTCATTTACTCAATCCAAGTTagcgtcaaaaaaaaaaaatcgatcacATCATTCACATAAACATAAACGATCACATATCCAAGAGAATCATGCTTATGACATGAAAACCATTACCAAACATAGTCTTGTTAAACTTGCCATGTCGATATTTAGAAGGTTGCTTAAGTCCTTCAACGACTTAACCAATTTTAAAAAGCTTGTTCTCTTGACACTTGAGATCCAATCTTATGAAATCAACTTCATAGTGTAAAGTGCAACATACTTATGATTTTCATCTTTTCATTACATTACCAACTAgtgaaaaatatatttactagTAATGGTGTGATCGTCCCAACTGCAAGGCAACATAAATCAAGAGTAAGTGATCACCGCATTGTACTTATAAACTTATTAGCATAATATTTTGAGAGTACTTTCTCAAAACTATCAATAATATAGTATTCCAGAACACAACATGTGCATATTAGGAAATTAAAAATTACCAAACATTCTCCATGCAATGAGAATAAGATTAAATGTGCATATCAACTCATTTGCCTTACCAAGTCATCAAGTACCATATAATTGACCTCGAACCTTCATCTTGGCTTAAGACATTAGAAATATTAGTCTCACCAACATCACTATAGCGTGTGAGAACCAAAAACATATGATTACCACAATTCATATTGACACAACCAAAACTAATAGTTTAGGGTACACACATGCAATAAGTCTCAAACGTTATAAGCCAAGAAAAAGAGTAGTATTTAATAAAACTTCTCGTATCACTTGTGTACTTAAGTGCTTGTAACGATCCTTTCATAGCTTTACAAACATACTCACAATAACCAAGTTTGAAAAAACGTATTAGTTAGTCTCAAACACTAGTTCACCCCCATATTGCACAACTATATACCAAAAACAAATGGTATGCATAAAGGGGCACAAATAAAACATATATGAATAATAATAGTTTGACAACTATATTTTAAAGAAATTAATGACTTCCTTACTACCGTACCTATTGGGTACGCTACCATCACTGCACCTGTTCTCTAAGTAGTATATATAAGTAACCTCATAAGTATTGCTAGCAATGCAGAAAGGTAGTCGTATCAACTGTGAGTCTAATAAACCTATACAATCTTAATAGTGACAAATGCAACTGCGCTCCCAAATTACTCACTCATTATGttgaaactttaacttcaacCCCCACATTTTCCGCtagagtattaaataaaatacctaACACGAGAGTATGAgagattaaattaaaaaaaagtacataGAGGTAAAAGTTTGATAGAATAAATAGGGTGATCTTCAAATCATAAGCATGTAAAGATCACACGGAAAGTATGAACTTATCAAAGAAATATGATGTACTTCGTACTATACTTTCCCATTTCGATTAGCTTTCGGCCTAATCCAATTAACGATACATAAATAATCCTTGCTCAAACAAAGTGGCAACTCACAAAGGAAAATGACGCTAAACAAATCCAATATTGCACTTTGACTATGGTACATAATATCAAGTATTTGAAAAACCTTGATTGCTTAATATAAAATGCAGGCGTAATTCTAGCCAATCTACCCGCACCTAATAGCAGTACTACCACTATTCTAATTCCCTTTATACCAAAAATAACCTGGTTACAAAATCACAGTCATAACGCAAATGCTCAAGGATTTAGACATCTAAAGATTTAACAAAGCAGAGGATTACTtgaacattaactatctcactTTAGCAACAATACAATTAGTCATGAACCATATCATATCTCACCGAATAAACTGCTAAAATATTCAGACATTCATCCCAAACAAATACGTAGTATTTAAAGAACATCAGGTCAACCAAACTACGCGTTTACCACaactattaaaataaataaataattaagtaaGTGTGCACACAACACCATTGCGAGCTATATTACCTGTATTATCACCGATCGAATGGTCTTTATTATCACAAAGTTAAATTCAATGTTCCGTAGGTGATTTCGTTACGGGCTCCTTTCTAAGATGATCTCATATTCTATTAGTAATACGGGAGCCCTCGACAATGATGGAGACAAGGGTTTACTTGCTGATACTGGGATGCAACAACCGTTACAAAACACCCCATTTGTGGCAATCCCAATAAACCCCCACGATCTTGCAAAAATAATTACTAACAATTTGAGTCGCAAAAGCCTGTTTCAACCTATGATAAAGTACCATTACAACGACCAGATTTTACTCCCTTTATATCAAAAGCAAAACAACATTATTAAAAACATATACAAGAAGCAGATTTGAACAAAAAGTACTCCAGTACTTCAGGCCGAGTTTAATCCGAAATTACATGTTGTTCGCCCATTTCTTCGAATCCCGACTTCCCAATTCATGGTACAGTTAACTTTTAAAACCAGTGACCACAAGCACAATAATATGGTCGAAAAGAAGTGCTGAGAGATTAGTAAAAGGATTTTGGGAATTGGGAGACAAATCCACAAAGATAAGTTACAAATGAATGAAACCCATTTTGTCATTTTTCGGCACTTGAGGTCTCCAACAAATGAGGAAATTTACACTAAACCAATAATGAGTAGTACGGTGACAGAGGAAGATATAAGGCCTTGTATCTATATCTACccaaattaacaaacctaaACTCCATTACCAAATAAAGAAGTTCCGTCATGGCACAGGTATACAAACGGCCAGATAAATCAATTATCCCCTAAAGCAACAGAAATGCTAACATATACAATATACTCCGTGTTAAATTCCAAAAACGGAGCATACTCATAAATTAAAAGCTAATGTATATCACAAATACAGGAACTAACAATACTCATAAGTGAAATCAGCAACATCATAAAACGATACGCAACATAAATCactcgtcttttagattgtttcGAATAAACTAAATAACAAAATGATGTTGCAACAATAAGATAATTAGAAGGACTTATCTGAAACATGCGGACAATTGGATAAACATATAATGAACAATTGCTGCGCCGTGGGataccactgtcctaaaagacgattccgcactactcctggtgcagtagaacaaaagcggtagccctccaggattaacacagctccgaatttgtgtgcactcacaaatcCGAATGGAGTCAaaacatatgcccaaaaccaAGAGCAATTTGGGAGAGAAAGCATGTGTTTGGTTTTTCTGGAATTGTGTATTACGTATTTCTTTTTTGGAAGGTACAAAGTTTGATTAAATAATCAAACTTTAGGAAAAGCAAGAGACCAAAAACGGCTAGAATAATAAAGATTGTAACGGCCGCCATTAAGGCTAATTaaaccaacggttacgtaatcaatatagattcccgtaacaatgttTTAACCGAAACAACCCGGTACGAAAAGAATATGTaaggcccacaaaacccaccccacgcccgcgcatcacattcccaagagcccaaggcccaaggcctgACCCAACCCGGCCAGCCGACACGCGCGCACGTGAGTGTgctatgtgtccacccataccactctcacactttctcaaacaagagttacaccttCAACCCAATATATAAACAAAGAGGAAATGAGTTATAgtttcaatgtgggacaaaaacaacattcacatttttacactcttttcttttgtatttcctaacaagaacttccaacagttgtttgttgtttttattcatgtgttgagtgggagattatggtcattgtgttgattgatcgcggttgtttttaggatttatgctccccaaagccaaggctttaagctcacattttacccaaacttaccgcacccttacctaagcctatcattacaagcttgaaagaccttccgacctttgtgcatagagttgtattaatgtgaaagtagttgtttatcaatgcaagttttgacatgacacattccgagtcgactactaggttgagtgtatgtttttctagacacgcGAGTGTgtaagtttgggagggcattgttcactacatgttgggaggagagcgaacgggtacatcttttatccgccacataaatgagtgacgagtgtgtgagcactagtcttaaattccattgtgcatttgtggttcgctttgcgtgacgattgttaaggaggATTAGCAATTGAATGGACTTGATTGGTTGGCATCGATGCATACTTGTTATATTTTACCTTGGATTATgtgttcattttgaaatatgttgggggtgaagttggttttgtgttcatcgatgatttctttgcttagggacaagcaaagatctagcttgggggagtttgatatgtgcattttatatattgttttcacccccgtcccttagtacttttatgcgtcaaatgagctcctaggagccattttagtactaatctgtgtattttagtgtgccttgagtttcaggaatacttagtgagaaattggtctttttaggcccgtttcttgatgatttaggccactacaggatcccgagggagttcgggacgacttttgtcgacttacgggagccctagatgttcatgatcgagccccggaagttagactcggtgttgtgGACGAAGGGCGGATCACTTAGCCCTCCGCCCGGTGGATTGCCCTTCGCCCATCGGGCGAGCAAGCAGAGGATCAGTTCGTCAgagggcgcccgacgggcggagtttcgcccggtgcccaccgggcgcccatcagaagcagcagcagcagaaatcgcttttcgcccgacgggcgagagccgcccgaccgggcgcgcgcAGAAGATTTCCAGAAGTCtccctccgcccgacgggcagacctgcgcccgacgggcgggttacgagctggtcgcccgaccgggcgacgacaacctagGAAGCGTTTTTGCGCGCGGTTTACTTAGTTTTTCCGGTTTTTCTTAATGATTTTTGggctaaactataaatatagcctttgTTAATTTAGTGAGACACCTTAtgatcttattttctagtattaagcacttagattattttcctaaacttagtttttctctcaaatttagttcaaaacacttagtttcaattcaataaaaattcaagcttactATTTCCTTTACcattcaattaggtattgctccTTAATTTCATTCATTGTGTTGCCTTAATAATGCTTTCGATTATGTTAATCGTTTtggttattgttaatatgcttgagtaaatctattttctagggtttggggatccatgaataatatgaagggacattgaataattgtgattgttggcattgtaattaattcctattgattggttattattactatacaattagatttgcgcaggtttaattgtggtagtttggcaatatcaagttaagattcgagagatgcaatttgatgtttaggcttgtgtcaataggtggaattaggattaatacgtagcgagagcccgttaattccaagtctatgattagtatcgattcgagagagcatgctagtctaattaattgctttgttgattattgtgattgtttatcgtcctggattgttatttgttggtgaacctatgccctagatcctttaattcctgaattcttaattgtttaattatcgttcgtagtcttagcatacaaaccaaccaattcttgtttcccaatagtctagtttagttgattaatagtagaaagaacactgtttccctgtggattcgatcctgacttcccttgctacctagctagtggaccttaggttatttttgattaggtaataTTTATCTGGCCCTGCCTACGAAtttacgcaatacgatatacgattccgatccaaagtcttatcgtatatttatgttttccgaactaaattcccgaaaagccattaaatgaatttctgattcatttaatccggcgaTCTGTTTTacgtcattggtgtgaccttgtaggttcagtcaagagtaagttgtgaacCTAATAAATAACACTCACTGATCGAaaacattgctccagctagatgttcccatcacttgatcttactaagttaattattcgtaattaatatGAACCTAGGTATTAGacaaatgcaccttgggtgaaggatatatttccttcagaacTAAACGGGGCCTTACCTTATTATTTTCCAAGACTCAATGTAATTAAGAATTTGTCAAGACTCGTCCACATCAATGCTACCATTGTTTTTGTCTGGTCTTAAAATTAGGTGAGTCATATCGTCATGTCAGCACAACTCAAGTGTTAAGCCTTACGGTTGATCATGCTCTTAGGAATGGCACTAAAGTGATACTTTTGGTGAACCTtataacaaaattaaatggTCAATTATATTGTTTTTTGACTGTAACTTATATTGTTGTTTGACTAAGAAAAGTAGCTGTATTAGATTATTTCTAATGCGGGGTTCAAGAAGGGGAAAAATAGGAGAGAGAGtgttgttaaaaaaaaataagtgtGTCATTGGATGAGTACAGttataaaaaacgaaaatttcatgaaatgcccccaagttttgccataattcaccaaacgcccatcaagtttcaataattcataaaatacccctcacaattcgtaccaatacccaacatacccttactaataacgggccgttagtctgccgttagccaagtttccaattcacccaaatgcccctattctgaaacttttttcaccaaatgcccctattctgaaacttatttcaccaaatgccccaaacttaaatatagctattttgatgttccagcgactagtttttgtgtttgaaaggtaGCCGTTGGTTATGGTTAGGtaccctaatatatgtggactcattgagtgtggaagatgattttgaaagaaagctCATGAaacaaatcttatgaaattagcaaagcaaagcaaaattacattcctaccacaataacaaaatttgttaggtaccctAATAACAACcacttttcaaacacaaaaactagctattggaacatcagaatagctatatttaagtttggggcatttggtgaaataagtttcagaataggggcatttggtgaaataagtttaagaataggggcatttgggtgaatttttaatttgttgattAAATAACTTTACAAAAAAAGTTTAGAAAGTAATAAATGAGAAGTTACTTTTTGTAGAGTCTCACCATCAGACATTTGAATATCAAAATGAGTCTAAAGAACACGAATACTAAAACTCAAGCACCATTGGAGAAATAAAAATACTTATAGAAGTTTTTTTAAATCAGTATACCATTGGTGTTGCTCTTACTAGCCGGTCACAACCAACTTATACAACATGGAGTGTTCAAAGATTTTTACTAGCTAGTAGTATGCATAAAAACTTCTAGAACAAGGATTAATTATACAACCTCATCATTTGGAACCATGGTACGAAGAAGACATCCATCATTATTTTATTGAACATGATGAGTAGTATAAGGAAACACCTTAACCTTAAACTCATGCTTCATTCGAAGTATCAAACCATCTTCAGGAACATGATTCTTTTCTTTTACCTCTATATGATAGTTTTGTATAATTATTGCAGCCACAATCTTCATTTGTGTGAAAACCATTTGTTTTCCCATACAAATCCTCGGCCCAGCACTAAACACTGAAAACTTGTATGATGGCTCATATTTGATCATCCCTCCTTCTGTTATCCATCTTTCAGGCTTAAACTCGTTGCAGTCATCTCCCCATATCGATTTCATCCTTCCCATAGCGTACATATTGAAGATAATTTGCGTGTTTGGATTCACTCCATGTCCACTCGGGAGAATATCTGGCTCAATTGGTATCTTGTTGTTGTATGCTACCGGAGGATATAATCTTAGTGCTTCACATAATGCAGCATGAAGATAAACTAGCTTATTACTAATCTCTGTAAAGTTTTTTATAAACCTATCATCGTTATTTTTCATTGGAATCAATATCTCATCTAGTTCTTGTCGGATCTTGTTAATAATATGTGGGTTTTTGGAGATAAGATAAAAGAACCAAGATAAAGCAGTACTAGTTGTTGATCCGCCTGCTaggaaaaaattagaaattgtGTCCCTAAGAaatttatcattattattattattattattattattgtcatGACTAATGGGAGCTTTTATGTTTTCATTTTCTTCAATGAATGATGTGATAAATGGATTAATACTTACCCTAGTTGTGTCTTGATCAAGATCCTTTGTCTTTGATGCTCCTTCCATaatttcttttctcttcttgTTGAtgtttttgtaaataaaatcATCAAATACTTTAAGAGCTTGTTTAAGCTTCCTTTCGTCTCCTACATTCAACCACCTTAGAAATTTCCAAATGCATGTTGGCATGATGTGACGAGAAACAATTGTATGACTTGCATCCAAAACTTGTAAGGCTGGGAAGCTAGGCAAACCAACTGACAGAGATAATGGATCATGGTCCATCATGATGATACACATAGTATCGAACATGAGCCTTATGAATAAATCTTGCAAATCAATCTCAATCGCGTTTTTGGAGACATGGTCAAGAACAAGGATGAGACCACTCTCCACTTTTTTCCAAGTAACATCGACCATAAAATGGTAGAATTCAGGATGGTTGAAAAAAGATTGAGCCACATTTCTATGGTAAAGCCATAAAGTAGAATCTGTGTTAAATATTCCATCTCCAAAGGGTTCAAGGATTTCATTTAACTTGGCTCCTTTTACATAATTTTCAAATTTCTTGCTCAATACGTGGTTAAGGTTGGTTGGATCAACGGTGACTAGTAGGTTCATGTTGGTGAACCAAGGGCCTTTTATATGGAAAATGAGATCAGATTTTTCCATAACTTCAATGGCAAAATCGTTGATTCTGTGAGTGTTTATAAGAAGTGCGGGAAGCATCCCAACAAAGGGCCAGTTTGTTGGTAGTCCATTTTTGTTACGAAAGAAATAGCAAAAGATTAAAAAGGAAATGAGCAATGTGATGATAACCATGTACGCCATTGTTTGctcaattttatttatttgttaggTTGGTTGAGACTTCGAGAGGGCATGGGGATTTATGGTTCATACTAGCTATTGATAAAGAGTTCTTTATAAAGAAAAGTTTCTACATGTATACTacgtatatttttattaatcttTTCTTATTGGTGGCTTATGATTTTCATGGCCGTATAGTAAAGAGCCAAGTGTCGGACTTTTATTTGGGAGCTCAATTTATAGTACTTTTTTCATTTGCTCACTTTATAATCTCCTTCTGATTTAAACCTAACAACTCACTCCCGACTACCATAGTAATCGAAACTGAAAAAATTGATCCAACAACTAAAGTAGACAATACAATTAAATAAAACTAGCATCCCAATGGCACATTCCTTAGAAACCACTACAAGGAGGTGTGACTTCACCGTACAACCAGGAGTATAACAAAAAGGTCCAAAACTATTTTTTATACATAATATGTGCTGATTGTGCTCTCAAGATTTAAGCGCATGCATGAGCTAAGTAATAGTATTGGTTATACACTTATATATACTTATATATCCTATGTTTATAGTCCGATCGTTTATACATAGAAAATTAGCTTAGGAGAAACCCTAAGACTTGAAAAGTTAAGAAATTAAAATCTATAACTTTATACAAGATTAATCGGCGTGTGAATTGTTATGTATGtatattttgaaattaaagcTAGGTATATTTTATTCACCtattcacttatttttcctaaacttatcttatatgaatttaactgaacttatcaaaTTTATATGGTCAACCGACTCAAcctttatcttatctgaacttatcttatctgaacttagctgaacttatttttcctaaaatagtTGAAAATAAGGTGAGCAGAACACAGTCTAATATGATTgtagaaaaataattaatagtCCAAAAATATTCAATGCTAGCAATATTACAAGAGCTGCAAATATCACAATATAGGTAGATAGCAATTTCGTTCTTTACGTATGTAGTACTACGTAGTATGCATATATGGTTTTAAATCAAACAAGGTTTGGTCTAGTGCActacaaaataattgttttatagagacgagaaatttcgtctctatatagtccaaatacgtctcaaaatgatgcttagagacggatttgagacgAATTTAGGGCGTCTCTATAGAGGGCGtctcaaaaaaaattgagacgaaattttggcaaatccattacaaatttgagacggaatttttgaaactccatatacaattccatctcaattttaatttagagacgAAATTTAAGTAATTCGTCTCAATTTTGAGACGTTTAttgtatccgtctcaaaatccatctctaattgatgcataattttgtagtggTGGTAAAGGTTTGGCCTCATAATCTATGGGATTAA
This Spinacia oleracea cultivar Varoflay chromosome 6, BTI_SOV_V1, whole genome shotgun sequence DNA region includes the following protein-coding sequences:
- the LOC110804790 gene encoding alkane hydroxylase MAH1-like, translated to MAYMVIITLLISFLIFCYFFRNKNGLPTNWPFVGMLPALLINTHRINDFAIEVMEKSDLIFHIKGPWFTNMNLLVTVDPTNLNHVLSKKFENYVKGAKLNEILEPFGDGIFNTDSTLWLYHRNVAQSFFNHPEFYHFMVDVTWKKVESGLILVLDHVSKNAIEIDLQDLFIRLMFDTMCIIMMDHDPLSLSVGLPSFPALQVLDASHTIVSRHIMPTCIWKFLRWLNVGDERKLKQALKVFDDFIYKNINKKRKEIMEGASKTKDLDQDTTRVSINPFITSFIEENENIKAPISHDNNNNNNNNNDKFLRDTISNFFLAGGSTTSTALSWFFYLISKNPHIINKIRQELDEILIPMKNNDDRFIKNFTEISNKLVYLHAALCEALRLYPPVAYNNKIPIEPDILPSGHGVNPNTQIIFNMYAMGRMKSIWGDDCNEFKPERWITEGGMIKYEPSYKFSVFSAGPRICMGKQMVFTQMKIVAAIIIQNYHIEVKEKNHVPEDGLILRMKHEFKVKVFPYTTHHVQ